The following proteins are encoded in a genomic region of Streptomyces sp. SLBN-31:
- a CDS encoding ScbA/BarX family gamma-butyrolactone biosynthesis protein: MKFLQPVSRQLVHRAAVAEVFITDALQVSQDRFLVGAQWPRDHALYYPDAQGMSDPLLLTETVRQALVYLAHEYCGIPLGHRFVGSDTHFEITDHEALAVGDTPLHVTLDVQWSWVANRPPRRFGMRVDAVVSVAGRECARAGLSVYAVDEELYRRLRWRGRQGQDPDEAARGGHCAATRLPAADVGRLRAKDSVLGRTEAGEWQLLVDLHHAVLFDHPGDHIPLMVTLEGARQLGHRLLHHRHDAPAQAVLRAVQVDCPAFADLHEPVRLCAELQPPATASDVTRLRIAAVQREDTVATVTMEWLPRVMPAAPEEVTFSSDRVGSVAAV; encoded by the coding sequence TTGAAGTTTCTTCAACCGGTCTCCCGGCAGCTGGTCCACCGGGCCGCCGTCGCGGAGGTCTTCATCACGGACGCCCTGCAGGTGAGCCAGGACCGGTTCCTCGTGGGAGCCCAGTGGCCCCGGGACCACGCTCTGTACTATCCCGACGCTCAGGGCATGAGCGACCCGCTGCTGCTGACCGAGACGGTGCGTCAGGCCCTGGTCTACCTGGCGCACGAGTACTGCGGAATTCCGCTCGGGCATCGCTTCGTCGGCAGCGACACCCACTTCGAGATCACTGACCACGAGGCCCTTGCGGTCGGCGACACTCCCTTGCACGTCACTCTGGACGTCCAGTGGTCGTGGGTGGCGAACAGGCCGCCCCGGCGCTTCGGTATGCGGGTGGACGCGGTGGTCTCCGTGGCCGGGCGCGAGTGCGCCCGGGCCGGACTGAGCGTCTACGCCGTCGACGAGGAGCTGTACCGGCGGTTGCGCTGGCGGGGCAGGCAGGGGCAGGACCCGGACGAGGCCGCCCGCGGCGGGCACTGCGCCGCAACTCGCCTGCCGGCGGCGGACGTCGGCCGGCTGCGGGCCAAGGACAGCGTGCTGGGCCGCACGGAGGCGGGGGAGTGGCAGCTGCTGGTCGATCTCCATCACGCCGTGCTCTTCGACCACCCCGGAGACCACATACCGCTGATGGTCACCCTGGAAGGCGCCCGCCAGCTGGGCCACCGCCTGCTCCACCACCGCCACGACGCTCCGGCGCAAGCGGTACTGCGCGCCGTCCAGGTGGACTGCCCCGCCTTCGCCGACCTGCACGAACCGGTGCGGCTGTGCGCCGAGTTGCAGCCGCCGGCGACCGCGTCGGACGTCACGAGGCTGCGCATCGCGGCCGTCCAGCGGGAGGACACCGTCGCCACGGTCACCATGGAGTGGCTGCCGCGGGTCATGCCCGCCGCGCCCGAGGAGGTCACCTTCTCCTCTGACCGGGTCGGCTCCGTCGCGGCCGTGTAG
- a CDS encoding ScbR family autoregulator-binding transcription factor, whose amino-acid sequence MSKHLRTATVGKAAPRELKQERAGRTRRLLLDAAATAFAAKGFPAVTLQDIADLAEMTKGAVYFHFTNKEAVAVAVTEEFYTQLPAIADSVTARQLPPLDAVAELLLQTAIALRDNPVMQAGARLQIERNLVDADMPTPFSGFTQLITELLAQAQEEGTVRPTTDIAAMARVIVAAFFGSQHISWVQRNREDLTDRVQEIIDITLPRHA is encoded by the coding sequence ATGAGCAAGCATCTCCGGACAGCCACCGTGGGCAAGGCCGCGCCGCGGGAGCTCAAGCAGGAACGGGCCGGCCGCACCCGGAGGCTGCTTCTCGACGCCGCCGCCACAGCGTTCGCCGCGAAGGGGTTCCCCGCCGTCACACTCCAGGACATCGCCGACCTCGCCGAGATGACCAAGGGAGCCGTCTACTTCCACTTCACCAACAAGGAGGCGGTGGCCGTCGCGGTCACCGAGGAGTTCTACACACAGCTGCCCGCCATCGCCGACTCGGTGACGGCCAGGCAGCTCCCGCCGCTCGACGCGGTCGCCGAACTCCTCCTGCAGACCGCGATCGCCCTGCGGGACAACCCGGTCATGCAGGCCGGCGCCCGGCTGCAGATCGAACGGAACCTGGTCGATGCCGACATGCCGACGCCGTTCAGCGGGTTCACCCAGCTCATCACCGAGCTCCTGGCGCAGGCCCAGGAGGAGGGCACGGTGCGGCCCACCACCGACATCGCCGCCATGGCACGGGTCATCGTCGCCGCGTTCTTCGGCAGCCAGCACATCTCCTGGGTCCAGCGCAATCGCGAGGATCTCACCGACCGCGTACAGGAGATCATCGACATCACCCTCCCCCGCCACGCCTGA